AATTGCCAGGGGTGAATTTCCTCAGATCTGCCTGGAATCCGACGCCGCCTATGAATCTGACGTTCAGGCAGCTGCTGAACTCATCGCCGAGAGGGAAGGGAATACAAGAATAGTCGTTGTTGCCGGGCCATCATCTTCAGGTAAGACAACGACCACACGCAAATTGGCTCATTATCTTTCAAAAAAGGGAATGGGTCTGGTTGAGTTGAATGTTGACCACTACTTTTTTGATCTGGATATGCATCCTGTTGATGAATTTGGCGACCATGATTTTGAAACACCTCAGGCTCTGGATCTACCCCTTATCAATAAACACATCAAACAATTGCTGGCTGGTGAAGAAGTGTTGACACCTTCCTATGATTTTAAGACGGGAACCCGAACCCTGGATCAGATCCCCCTGAAGATTAAATCTACCGATGTGATCCTCATCGATAGTCTCCACGGTCTGTACGGTGATATGCTCGATGGAATTGATGAGAGTACAGTCTTCAAAGTGTATATAGAAACCTTGCTTCAAATGAAGGGTATTAACGGGAAGTTTATCCGCTGGACAGATCTGAGACTCATGCGTCGCATGATTCGGGATGAGCAGCATCGAGCATATGATCCCCGTCAGACATTGACTCACTGGCACTATGTCCGTAATGCAGAATTGCGAAACATTTTACCTTATATCAGCACTGCTGATTATGTCATCAACGGTGCAGTACCCTACGAGCTGCCTGTGATGCGAAATCGTCTGCTGGATCATTTTATAGAGTGGGAAAAGGACTATAAAGATGATCCCCGTCGAGTGGATGCCTATCTGAGAGCGAAAAGGGTACGGGAAATGCTTGAGTCAGTCACACCAGTTACAGACGAATCACCCATCCCTGAAACCTCGCATTTCCGAGAGTTTATTGGTGGCAGCATTTATGATGTTCATTAAGCTCGGCAAGTAACCCAACCCAAAGTTTTGGCAGGAGTGGATATCATACTGAACAGGCTAAAAAAATGGTTTTTCCGCTGGTCATTTATAGATATTCCCGTATTCGGTATCGGTCTGGCTTTGATCATATACTATTTCAACGGTCTCGAAGGGGTGAAAGCCGAAGCAGTCTTTTTGGAATCCATTGTCCCCAATATTGGTACGGAGTTATTGGGCGTATGGTTAAGTGTGAGGATCATTGAATCAGTCTTACGCGGCAGGCAAAAACGCAGCCGTCTGAGAACTCAACTTGTTGATAACATGAATTATCTGGTGACCCTGATCAGGGGGATTGCCCCCCATTTTGAGCAACAGACTATTGATCACCTAAGCTCAGAGCTTCAGTGGTTTGAAGAGATGAAAGATTATCGGATCAGCGGAACTTCGGAGGAGACCATCAAATTAATCAATGAAGCAACCAAGCTATACGCCGAGGCTGCCAGTGAAGCCTCCAAGATCAATCCCCTGCGAGATGAAATAAATGATCTCTTTCTACGCAATCCCCACATGCTTGACGATTT
The Candidatus Neomarinimicrobiota bacterium genome window above contains:
- a CDS encoding response regulator SirA, with the translated sequence MSEACKLTHVFKRDGTYVPYSRQRISNAIYRAAVAVGGRDKDKAADLALKVEGIICENYSVDHPPMVEAVQDIVEKVLIEEGHATVAKHFILYRATQNDKRKAKLSKSVTHQGNIPYQKIYEVLVWASDHDLNSVDKMNQRIARGEFPQICLESDAAYESDVQAAAELIAEREGNTRIVVVAGPSSSGKTTTTRKLAHYLSKKGMGLVELNVDHYFFDLDMHPVDEFGDHDFETPQALDLPLINKHIKQLLAGEEVLTPSYDFKTGTRTLDQIPLKIKSTDVILIDSLHGLYGDMLDGIDESTVFKVYIETLLQMKGINGKFIRWTDLRLMRRMIRDEQHRAYDPRQTLTHWHYVRNAELRNILPYISTADYVINGAVPYELPVMRNRLLDHFIEWEKDYKDDPRRVDAYLRAKRVREMLESVTPVTDESPIPETSHFREFIGGSIYDVH